One genomic segment of Hevea brasiliensis isolate MT/VB/25A 57/8 chromosome 3, ASM3005281v1, whole genome shotgun sequence includes these proteins:
- the LOC110641417 gene encoding NADH dehydrogenase [ubiquinone] iron-sulfur protein 6, mitochondrial → MASTLLRTLTRSSNLGWNARSFSLVTSQITNHTAKWMQDASKKSPMELINEIPPIKVEGRIVACEGDTNPALGHPIEFICLDLKEPAVCKYCGLRYVQDHHH, encoded by the exons ATGGCTTCGACTTTGTTGAGAACCCTAACGAGATCCTCCAATTTGGGTTGGAACGCCAGAAGTTTTAGCCTTGTCACCAGTCAAATTACCAACCATACTGCCAAATGGATGCAG GATGCTAGCAAGAAATCTCCAATGGAGTTGATCAATGAAATTCCCCCCATCAAGGTTGAAGGCAGGATTGTTGCATGCGAAGGAG ACACTAATCCTGCACTCGGGCATCCTATTGAGTTCATATGCCTTGACTTGAAGGAACCAGCCGTCTGCAAGTATTGTGGTCTACGCTATGTGCAGGATCATCATCATTAG